The following coding sequences lie in one Cyanobacterium sp. Dongsha4 genomic window:
- a CDS encoding 4Fe-4S single cluster domain-containing protein yields the protein MAINKNPYLEQLKIPSGYLNIMGYVDESEVNGPGCRAVIWVQGCLRECEGCFNTDSWSFEINQLISVDELVEKILSNPRHEGVTFSGGEPFWQGEALAEIARQVKAKGLNVMSFTGFTLEQLKSESAPVGSQDLLNQLDILIDGAYIQSQAINSPDSPVSSRNQRVHVFNPELEDRITWASDQTEIHIFKDGSRLITGFWGKLN from the coding sequence ATGGCAATCAACAAAAATCCCTACCTTGAACAACTCAAAATTCCCTCTGGATACCTTAACATTATGGGTTATGTGGATGAATCAGAAGTAAATGGACCTGGATGTCGTGCGGTAATCTGGGTTCAGGGTTGTTTGCGAGAATGTGAAGGGTGTTTTAATACCGATTCTTGGTCTTTTGAAATTAATCAGTTAATATCTGTAGATGAATTAGTGGAAAAAATCCTTAGTAATCCTCGTCATGAGGGAGTTACTTTTTCGGGGGGAGAACCTTTTTGGCAAGGGGAGGCTTTAGCGGAAATTGCCCGTCAAGTCAAAGCTAAAGGATTAAATGTGATGTCTTTTACTGGATTCACTTTAGAACAACTTAAGTCAGAATCTGCACCTGTCGGCAGTCAAGATTTATTAAATCAACTAGATATTTTAATTGATGGTGCTTATATTCAATCTCAGGCAATTAATTCCCCCGATTCTCCCGTTTCCTCCCGCAATCAACGAGTTCATGTTTTTAATCCCGAATTAGAAGATAGAATTACTTGGGCAAGTGATCAAACGGAGATTCATATTTTCAAAGATGGTAGTCGTCTGATTACGGGATTTTGGGGAAAATTGAATTGA
- a CDS encoding metalloregulator ArsR/SmtB family transcription factor, whose translation MKTTLEIDRLEELANRFKILSDPSRLHIIQTICTNECTVTEICDRTQLNQANVSKHLQFLKIAGVVACRREGNCRYYRIIDEDLLGLCQQANQQLIEQS comes from the coding sequence ATGAAAACTACCCTGGAAATCGATCGATTAGAAGAATTAGCAAACCGTTTTAAAATATTGAGCGATCCTAGTCGGTTACATATTATCCAAACTATTTGTACTAATGAATGTACGGTTACGGAGATATGCGATCGCACTCAATTAAATCAAGCCAATGTATCTAAACATTTACAATTCCTGAAAATAGCAGGAGTGGTAGCTTGTCGGCGAGAGGGTAATTGTCGTTATTACCGCATTATTGACGAGGATTTATTGGGATTATGCCAACAGGCGAACCAACAGTTAATCGAACAATCTTAA
- a CDS encoding copper resistance protein NlpE N-terminal domain-containing protein, with the protein MSNSLNAQNSEDIEDIMESVTPAIGDTSQNSLDWNGVYEGILPCASCEGIKTTIILNQDLTFVQQVQYLGIDERTWEKKGTFKWNEAGNRITLQGIEQAPNQFIVGENMLIQLDMNGDRISGDLADKYILNKVAQASMNEDSLTDIRWQLTEMMGKPVTKSENQREPIFLIFNSEENRVNGFAGCNNFMGGFEIKEGNRLMLKQMASTMMACENMETEISFLRTLEQVDNYTIKDGVLSLNKAKMSPLLIFKMAQ; encoded by the coding sequence TTGTCAAATTCTCTTAATGCTCAAAATTCAGAAGATATTGAAGACATTATGGAGTCTGTTACTCCCGCCATTGGTGATACCAGTCAAAATTCTTTAGACTGGAATGGAGTTTATGAAGGAATTTTACCCTGTGCTAGTTGTGAAGGAATTAAAACTACTATTATTTTGAATCAAGATTTAACTTTTGTTCAACAAGTGCAGTACTTAGGAATTGACGAGAGAACATGGGAGAAAAAAGGAACATTTAAGTGGAATGAAGCAGGTAATCGTATTACTTTACAAGGGATTGAACAAGCCCCGAATCAATTCATTGTGGGGGAAAATATGTTAATTCAATTAGACATGAACGGCGATCGCATCTCAGGAGATTTAGCTGATAAATACATTCTAAACAAGGTAGCACAAGCATCCATGAATGAAGATTCCCTTACCGATATTCGTTGGCAATTAACGGAAATGATGGGTAAACCTGTCACAAAAAGTGAAAATCAAAGAGAACCCATTTTTCTCATTTTTAACTCGGAAGAAAATAGAGTGAACGGATTTGCAGGATGTAATAATTTTATGGGCGGTTTTGAAATAAAAGAAGGCAATCGTCTGATGTTAAAACAAATGGCATCAACCATGATGGCTTGTGAAAATATGGAAACAGAAATTAGTTTTTTGCGTACCTTAGAACAAGTTGATAATTACACCATTAAAGATGGAGTGCTAAGTTTAAATAAAGCCAAAATGAGTCCACTATTAATATTTAAAATGGCTCAATAG